A window of the Ciconia boyciana chromosome 35, ASM3463844v1, whole genome shotgun sequence genome harbors these coding sequences:
- the LOC140645607 gene encoding olfactory receptor 14A16-like, which yields MYNSSSITKFLLLAFADTRELQLLHFWLFLGIYLAALLGNGLIITTVACDHHLHTPMYFFLLNLSVLDLGSISTTVPKAMANSLWDTRAISYQGCVAQVFFFFFFISAEYFLLTVMAYDRYIAICKPLHYETLVGSRACVHMAAAAWGSGFLNAVLHTANTFSLPLCKGNAMDQFFCEVPQILKLFCSDTYLREAGLLVASVCFVFGCFVFIVVSYAQILSAVLKIPSEQGRHKAFSTCLPHLAIVSLFISTGMVAYLKPPSISSPSLDLVVSVLYSVVPAAVNPLIYSMRNKELKDALWKLTQWT from the coding sequence ATGTACAACAGCAGCTCCATAACCAAGTTTCTCCTCCTGGCATTCGCAGACAcacgggagctgcagctcctgcacttctggctcttcctgggcatctacctggctgccctcctgggcaacggCCTCATCATCACCACCGTAGCCTGTGACCACcacctccacacccccatgtacttcttccttctCAACCTCTCTGTCCTCgacctgggctccatctccaccactgtccccaaagccatggccaattccctgtgggacaccagggccATCTCCTACCAAGGGTGTGTGgcccaggtctttttctttttcttttttatatcagctgagtattttcttctcactgtcaTGGCCTACGACCGCTAcattgccatctgcaaacccctGCACTATGAGACCCtcgtgggcagcagagcttgtgtccacatggcagcagctgcctggggcagtgggtttcTCAATGCCGTGCTGCACACtgccaatacattttcactACCACTCTGCAAGGGCAATGCCAtggaccagttcttctgtgaagtcCCCCAGATCCTCAAGCTGTTCTGCTCAGACACCTACCTCAGGGAAGCTGGACTTCTTGTGGCTAGTGTCTGTTTTGTATTCGGATGTTTTGTGTTCATTGTGGTGTCCTATGCGCAGATCTTGAGCGCCGTGCTGaagatcccctctgagcagggacggcacaaagccttttctacatgcctccctcacctggccATAGTCTCTCTGTTTATCAGCACTGGCATGGTTGCCTACCTGAagcccccctccatctcctccccatccctggaccTGGTGGTGTCAGTTCTATACTCGGTGGTGCCTGCAGCAGTCaaccccctcatctacagcatgaggaacaaggagctcaaggatgccCTATGGAAACTGACCCAATGGACATAG
- the LOC140645585 gene encoding olfactory receptor 14A16-like — MSNSSSITKFLLLAFADTRELQLLHFWLFLGIYLAALLGNGLIITTVACDHHLHTPMYFFLLNLSVLDLGSISTTVPKAMANSLWDTRAISYQGCVAQVFFFFFFMSAEYFLLTVMAYDRYIAIWKPLHYETLVGSRACVHMAAAAWGSGFLYAVLHTANTFSLPLCKGNAVDQFFCEIPQILKLSCSDSYLREAGLLVASLCFAFGCFVFIVVSYVQILRAVLKIPSEQGRHKAFSTCLPHLAIVSLFISTGMVAYLKPPSISSPSLDLVVSVLYSVVPAAVNPLIYSMRNKELKDALRTLLAAFVTRSHWAV, encoded by the coding sequence atgtccaacagcagctccataACCAAGTTTCTCCTCCTGGCATTCGCAGACAcacgggagctgcagctcttgcacttctggctcttcctgggcatctacctggctgccctcctgggcaacggCCTCATCATCACCACCGTAGCCTGTGACCACcacctccacacccccatgtacttcttccttctCAACCTCTCTGTCCTCgacctgggctccatctccaccactgtccccaaagccatggccaattccctgtgggacaccagggccATCTCCTACCAAGGCTGTGTGGctcaggtatttttcttttttttttttatgtcagctgagtattttcttctcactgtcaTGGCCTATGACCGCTATATTGCCATCTGGAAACCATTGCACTATGAGACCCttgtgggcagcagagcttgtgtccacatggcagcagctgcctggggcagtgggtttctctatgctgtgctgcacactgccaatacattttcattaCCACTCTGCAAGGGTAATGCCgtggaccagttcttctgtgaaatcccccagatcctcaagctctcctgctcagacTCCTACCTCAGGGAAGCTGGGCTTCTTGTGGCTAGtctctgttttgcatttggGTGTTTTGTGTTCATTGTGGTGTCCTATGTGCAGATCTTGAGGGCCGTGCTCaagatcccctctgagcagggacggcacaaagccttttctacgtgcctccctcacctggccATAGTCTCTCTGTTTATCAGCACTGGCATGGTTGCCTACCTGAagcccccctccatctcctccccatccctggaccTGGTGGTGTCAGTTCTGTACTCGGTGGTGCCTGCAGCAGTCaaccccctcatctacagcatgaggaacaaggagctcaaggatgccCT